The Salinibaculum sp. SYNS191 genome has a window encoding:
- a CDS encoding DUF5785 family protein, translated as MDWPHDPDGEEGSEGRRKYGHAVLAKKVDEEEDFPFTAGEYVEQYGDHPVRIDYETVVSVADIFADIDDDTEFETFPEFHKRVGKQMREDGYWPYRLEHA; from the coding sequence ATGGACTGGCCCCACGACCCGGACGGCGAGGAAGGCAGCGAGGGACGGCGCAAGTACGGCCACGCCGTCCTCGCGAAGAAGGTGGACGAGGAGGAGGACTTCCCCTTCACCGCCGGCGAGTACGTCGAACAGTACGGCGACCACCCCGTTCGCATCGACTACGAGACTGTCGTCAGCGTCGCCGACATCTTCGCGGACATCGACGACGACACCGAGTTCGAGACGTTCCCCGAGTTCCACAAGCGCGTCGGCAAGCAGATGCGCGAGGACGGCTACTGGCCCTACCGGCTCGAACACGCCTGA
- a CDS encoding DUF7344 domain-containing protein encodes MATDSQSRAVPAVGLPPEVIEDILSAPRRRRMLEVLAESEGCMVVDDIAAAVEADDSDPRERLKAEIYDEHLPKLTATGVVDYDSMRGCVSLTSPAIVDHIEG; translated from the coding sequence ATGGCAACTGATTCACAGAGCCGCGCAGTCCCGGCGGTCGGACTGCCACCGGAGGTGATAGAGGACATCCTCTCGGCCCCGCGCCGCCGGCGCATGCTGGAGGTCCTGGCCGAGAGTGAGGGGTGCATGGTGGTCGACGACATCGCCGCCGCCGTCGAGGCGGACGACTCGGACCCGCGGGAGCGCCTCAAAGCCGAGATTTACGACGAACACCTGCCGAAACTGACTGCGACCGGGGTCGTCGACTACGACTCGATGCGGGGGTGTGTCAGTCTCACGTCGCCGGCCATCGTCGACCACATCGAGGGGTGA